The region GGAAATCGCTTCCCGCATTACATTGATATTTCTGTTTTCACAAAAAACCAATGGAACGACCAACCACACATTCTGAGTTCCAACTTGTCCATCTGAACGATGATAGCCGTTAAAGGTCCGCCCTTCCCATTTTGAGACATCGTGTGCTTGCCAGGTTGGCGCACTTGCACGGCTCTCAGCGGAATAAGTATCCGTTTCGTGTTTAAGATTTTTAATGGTTATTAAGCCGCCTACCGGAATGTCAGTCTCTGCTACTCCCACGGTTACACCATACATGTGCACCCGGTCTCCTTTCTGGAAATCGCGCAACGCGACCTTGTGCTTTGCTTTGATAGTCTCAATGGCAGTTACTCCATCAGATACATAAGTACCTGCTTGTAAATCGGTTAAAGCGACAGCTACGGTGTCACGCGGATCTATGACGATAGTATTTTTCATGAAGAATTTTTGGTCTTAATAACGAAAGCGCTTAGGCGGAAATGTCCGCAACAAAATTTGCAAAGGAATTATAGGCTTTCAACTTAGTCGATGCAGTTTCGCAATTGTCTTTTGTCGCCAGTCCGGTTGTTTCAGCCAGAAACAGGATGTATTCGGCAACTTTCACTGCGTACCGTAATCTGCCTTCATCGCTAATCGAATAAAATCTAGACCGTTGATTGTAGCCGGCTGGGGAATGATCGCCCAGTGCCGATTTCTCTGCCCGGCCTTCAGCAGCCAACACGTAGAGGAAATTATATTCGAACCAAAACATATGATTCGGATTGGGTGTCAGAGATTCCAGGGAAGCCAGGCAAGTAGTTTTGGATTCAAAAACATTCGTATCAGCTTTCTCAAGATTGAGTGCATTAACAATAAACTCCCGAGCCATTTTTTTCTCTGTTTCATCACTGCTAAAAGCGCCCTCAACCGCGAGTTGAATAGTGAATTGATACCAATCATTCCAGAGTTTCAAGTCACCGGCATCCGACGACTCGCTCAGCGCAACTCCCATTTCGTAGGTGTACCGTCCGCTCGTTTTGATTTCGAGATTTTGATCCGTTACCTGTCCCATAACCTGGTAATTCTCTGCAGATTTTCCAGAACCGGAATGAAACCCTATGCTAACGCCAAAGGCTTTACATACCACCCATTGCTTTTCGATCATCGATCGAAGTTTCTCGTTATCAGGATACGGCGTGTTCTTTTGAAAACCGAAAGCAGGAGCCACAAAATTAACCGGCATGTCCATTGCTTCGCAAAGCGCCAGCATAATGGCCGTGGTCTCTTGAGTGGTTAATCCAGGTAGTTCATCGATTGACAACTCTCGTAAGTAAGCCCTGCCGACTACCGTTGAAAAAGCTTTCTCTCGAGCAATTCGATACTTTCCATCACGCACCTTCATTTTCTTCATTGAAGGCCATACATAGCAAAGCAACTCATTGAATCGTGCTTCATTTAAATCAATGCCTACTTCCGCAACACGTTTACGTACTGTTGAAACAAGAAACGAATCAATCTCAGTCTTCACGTAGCATTCCCGGGATTCTTGTGATTCAGAAATTTTGGTTAAGGACAACTCAGGCGATAGATCGAATGTAATGTAGGAAGCAAACAGGCATCCCGATACCAACGCATCTTCACGGCCATCGAATTTACCACCGATCGGCTGGTGATCCGCATTAAAGCTCCAGGAAATACGTCGTTGGTGAAAGCCGGTTTTTAGTTTGGCTAATACACAACCATGACTCATTCCCTCAACCGACTGCCCTTGGTGACCTTCCGGCACATCTGTTCCAATAAACGGAAAAG is a window of Verrucomicrobiota bacterium DNA encoding:
- a CDS encoding tagaturonate epimerase family protein — encoded protein: MSAINSFLLENRLRISNNPCISPDFCLDWASLQANIASNNSITEYPASKFTTVAGLWSLVEDAAGDHAWCLLAAEGDGLGLLADGVVIGSKTYFPASFENLIKVKNIAQECACECTIFPRTSDQLGSSTLGIGARFTTLHWSGVDWAMANLGIGMTANQNSIPRELVYDVNVMLADELETVPFPFIGTDVPEGHQGQSVEGMSHGCVLAKLKTGFHQRRISWSFNADHQPIGGKFDGREDALVSGCLFASYITFDLSPELSLTKISESQESRECYVKTEIDSFLVSTVRKRVAEVGIDLNEARFNELLCYVWPSMKKMKVRDGKYRIAREKAFSTVVGRAYLRELSIDELPGLTTQETTAIMLALCEAMDMPVNFVAPAFGFQKNTPYPDNEKLRSMIEKQWVVCKAFGVSIGFHSGSGKSAENYQVMGQVTDQNLEIKTSGRYTYEMGVALSESSDAGDLKLWNDWYQFTIQLAVEGAFSSDETEKKMAREFIVNALNLEKADTNVFESKTTCLASLESLTPNPNHMFWFEYNFLYVLAAEGRAEKSALGDHSPAGYNQRSRFYSISDEGRLRYAVKVAEYILFLAETTGLATKDNCETASTKLKAYNSFANFVADISA